The Sphingomonas sp. LY54 genome includes a region encoding these proteins:
- a CDS encoding lytic murein transglycosylase codes for MRLLTQVAVAVVATIMPPSYLAGSGAAIAQTAGLSQAGFEAYLPQLRAEALRRGVRQSTINEVFPTLQFSRRTIELDQAQPGGVANSNAIPAFAPYRERHVNQALINRGRDRYSANIGQLNAIGRRYGVTPSVLIAIWGHETSYGAVTGDFDLMNSLASLAYEGRRRQLFTDEFIATLKMYEKGYPRSRLKGSWAGATGYPQFLPSVYLRVAADGDGDGRADIWGNQADALASIANYLSNAGWKPNVPWGVAVNVPASFNRGGLVTRLVSPRCPRVHERHTQWKTIDEWRRMGVVSQTGRWPNGNELASLLEPDGPGKTAYLLTTNYRTILDYNCSNFYALSVGLLADAVSR; via the coding sequence ATGCGTTTGCTGACACAGGTGGCCGTTGCCGTCGTGGCGACCATCATGCCGCCAAGCTATCTTGCCGGCAGCGGGGCTGCAATTGCCCAGACCGCGGGACTGAGCCAGGCCGGCTTCGAGGCCTATCTGCCGCAGCTGCGCGCCGAGGCATTGCGCCGCGGCGTGCGCCAATCGACCATCAACGAGGTTTTTCCGACGCTCCAGTTCAGCCGGCGCACGATCGAACTCGACCAGGCCCAGCCCGGCGGCGTCGCCAACAGCAATGCCATCCCCGCTTTCGCGCCCTATCGCGAGCGCCACGTCAACCAGGCTTTGATCAATCGCGGCCGCGACCGTTATTCGGCCAATATCGGCCAGCTGAACGCGATCGGGCGACGCTATGGCGTCACGCCGTCGGTGCTGATCGCGATCTGGGGCCACGAGACGAGCTACGGCGCCGTCACCGGCGACTTCGACCTGATGAACTCGCTCGCCAGCCTCGCCTATGAAGGCCGCCGGCGGCAGCTCTTCACCGACGAATTCATCGCCACGCTCAAGATGTACGAGAAGGGCTATCCGCGCAGCCGCTTGAAGGGCAGCTGGGCCGGCGCGACTGGTTATCCGCAATTCCTGCCCTCGGTCTATCTGCGCGTTGCCGCCGACGGCGACGGCGACGGCCGCGCCGACATCTGGGGCAACCAGGCCGATGCGCTCGCCTCGATCGCCAATTATCTCAGCAATGCCGGGTGGAAGCCCAACGTGCCGTGGGGCGTCGCCGTCAACGTGCCGGCCAGCTTCAACCGCGGCGGGCTCGTCACGCGGCTCGTCTCGCCGCGCTGCCCGCGCGTCCACGAGCGCCACACCCAGTGGAAGACGATCGACGAGTGGCGGCGGATGGGTGTGGTCTCGCAGACCGGCCGCTGGCCCAACGGCAACGAGCTCGCCAGCCTGCTCGAGCCGGACGGCCCGGGCAAGACCGCCTATCTGCTCACCACCAATTACCGCACGATCCTCGATTACAATTGCTCGAACTTCTACGCCTTGTCGGTAGGATTACTGGCCGACGCGGTTTCGCGTTGA
- a CDS encoding c-type cytochrome: protein MTKAMILSLALLPLAACGPQPQSGQSAKETAAAENRPASFGACSVCHSTQAGRNGVGPTLHGIIGRPAGAVANYTYSPAMKNSAVVWDSATLDRFIAAPHDVVRGTRMAYPGMRDAAKRAEIVDYLATLK from the coding sequence ATGACCAAAGCCATGATCCTCAGTCTCGCGCTATTGCCGCTCGCCGCATGCGGGCCGCAGCCCCAGTCCGGGCAAAGCGCGAAGGAAACGGCCGCGGCGGAAAACCGCCCCGCCAGCTTCGGCGCCTGCTCGGTCTGCCATTCGACCCAGGCCGGGCGCAACGGCGTCGGCCCGACGCTGCACGGCATCATCGGCCGACCTGCGGGCGCGGTCGCGAATTACACTTATTCGCCGGCGATGAAGAACAGCGCCGTCGTCTGGGACTCCGCCACGCTCGACCGCTTCATCGCCGCGCCCCATGACGTCGTGCGCGGCACGCGTATGGCCTATCCCGGCATGAGGGACGCCGCCAAGCGCGCGGAGATCGTGGACTATCTCGCCACGCTGAAATGA
- a CDS encoding acyl-CoA dehydrogenase: MSEATIVPFDWADPFDLSDQLSEEERMVRDTAEAYAQEKLLPRVMDAYLAESFDRDIMSEMGALGLLGATIDPRYGGAGLNYVSYGLIGRAVERVDSGYRSAMSVQSSLVMHPINAYGTEEQRMKYLPKLASGEWVGCFGLTEPDAGSDPGSMRTRAEKIDGGYRLTGTKMWITNSPIADVFVVWAKSDAHGGKIKGFVLEKGMKGLSAPKIHGKLSLRASITGEIVMDGVEIPEANHLPNVEGLKGPFGCLNRARYGIAWGSMGAAEACYHAARSYTLDRKQFGRPLAATQLVQLKLANMVSDIALGLQAALRVGRRLDEGVLVPETISMIKRNNCGKALDIARIARDMHGGNGISAEFHVIRHAANLETVNTYEGTHDVHGLILGRAITGIAAF; encoded by the coding sequence ATGAGCGAAGCGACCATCGTTCCTTTTGACTGGGCTGACCCGTTCGACCTGTCCGACCAGCTTTCGGAAGAGGAAAGGATGGTCCGCGACACCGCGGAGGCCTACGCGCAGGAGAAATTGCTGCCGCGCGTGATGGACGCCTATCTCGCCGAGAGCTTCGACCGCGACATCATGTCGGAAATGGGCGCACTCGGCCTGCTCGGCGCGACGATCGATCCGCGCTACGGGGGCGCCGGCCTCAATTACGTCAGCTACGGCCTGATCGGCCGCGCCGTCGAGCGCGTCGACAGCGGCTACCGCTCGGCCATGTCGGTCCAGTCGTCGCTCGTCATGCACCCGATCAACGCCTACGGCACCGAAGAGCAGCGGATGAAATATCTGCCCAAGCTCGCCAGCGGCGAATGGGTCGGCTGCTTCGGCCTTACCGAGCCCGACGCCGGCTCGGATCCGGGCTCGATGCGCACTCGCGCCGAAAAGATCGACGGCGGATACCGCCTGACCGGCACCAAGATGTGGATCACCAATTCGCCGATCGCCGACGTCTTCGTCGTCTGGGCGAAATCGGACGCGCATGGCGGCAAGATCAAGGGCTTCGTGCTCGAAAAGGGCATGAAGGGCCTGTCCGCGCCCAAGATCCACGGCAAGCTCAGCCTGCGCGCCTCGATCACCGGCGAGATCGTGATGGACGGCGTCGAAATTCCCGAGGCGAATCACCTGCCCAATGTCGAGGGGCTCAAAGGTCCGTTCGGCTGCCTCAACCGCGCCCGCTACGGCATCGCCTGGGGCTCGATGGGCGCTGCCGAGGCCTGCTACCATGCGGCGCGCAGCTACACGCTCGACCGCAAGCAGTTCGGCCGCCCGCTCGCCGCGACCCAGCTCGTCCAGCTCAAGCTTGCCAACATGGTGAGCGACATCGCGCTCGGCCTGCAGGCGGCTTTGCGCGTCGGCCGCCGGCTCGACGAGGGCGTGTTGGTTCCCGAGACGATCTCGATGATCAAGCGCAACAATTGCGGCAAGGCGCTCGATATCGCCCGCATCGCGCGCGACATGCACGGCGGCAACGGCATCAGCGCCGAATTCCACGTCATCCGCCACGCCGCCAACCTCGAGACGGTCAACACCTATGAAGGCACGCACGACGTCCACGGCCTGATCCTCGGCCGTGCGATCACCGGCATCGCGGCGTTTTGA
- a CDS encoding CaiB/BaiF CoA-transferase family protein, with product MDKPLSGLKVVELARILAGPWAGQLLADLGADVVKVERPGAGDDTRAWGPPFVEQDGSAAYFHATNRGKSSVAIDFTTAEGQDQVRALIRDADVVIENFKVGGLAKFGLDYASLSALNPRLIYCSITGFGQDGPYAPRAGYDFMIQGMGGIMDLTGDPEGEPQKIGVAFADIFTGVYASTAILAALRGRDATGRGAHIDMALLDVQVSVLANQAMNYLVSGQPPRRLGNAHPNIAPYQTFAVADGHVIVAVGNDGQFRKLCGLIGVPALADDPRFGSNADRVGHRDALTAALAPALAQRHRDELLQALAAAHVPAGPINNVADVFADPQVMARGMRLDLDGIPGVASPIVIDGKRQVADGASPKLGSA from the coding sequence ATGGACAAGCCGCTCTCGGGACTGAAGGTTGTCGAACTCGCCCGCATCCTGGCGGGGCCGTGGGCGGGGCAATTGCTTGCCGATCTCGGCGCCGACGTGGTGAAGGTCGAGCGCCCGGGCGCGGGCGACGACACACGCGCCTGGGGCCCGCCGTTTGTGGAGCAGGACGGCAGCGCGGCCTATTTCCACGCCACCAACCGCGGCAAAAGCTCGGTCGCAATCGACTTCACCACGGCCGAGGGCCAGGACCAGGTGCGCGCCCTGATCCGCGACGCGGATGTCGTGATCGAGAATTTCAAGGTCGGCGGGCTCGCCAAGTTCGGGCTCGATTATGCCAGCCTGTCCGCGCTCAACCCGCGGCTGATCTACTGCTCGATCACCGGTTTCGGCCAGGACGGCCCCTATGCGCCGCGTGCGGGCTACGATTTCATGATCCAGGGCATGGGCGGGATCATGGACCTCACCGGCGACCCCGAGGGCGAGCCGCAGAAGATCGGCGTCGCCTTCGCCGACATCTTCACCGGCGTCTATGCCTCGACCGCGATCCTGGCCGCGCTGCGCGGCCGCGACGCGACCGGGCGCGGCGCCCATATCGACATGGCCTTGCTCGACGTCCAGGTTTCGGTGCTCGCCAACCAGGCGATGAACTACCTGGTCTCGGGCCAGCCGCCGCGCCGGCTCGGCAATGCGCATCCCAATATCGCGCCCTACCAGACCTTCGCAGTCGCCGACGGCCACGTCATCGTCGCGGTCGGCAATGACGGGCAGTTCCGCAAATTGTGCGGCCTCATCGGGGTGCCGGCGCTGGCCGACGATCCGCGCTTCGGCAGCAATGCCGACCGGGTGGGCCACCGCGACGCGCTTACCGCCGCCCTCGCCCCTGCCCTCGCCCAGCGCCATCGCGACGAATTGCTGCAGGCGCTCGCCGCCGCGCACGTCCCGGCCGGGCCGATCAACAACGTCGCCGACGTGTTCGCCGACCCGCAGGTGATGGCTCGCGGCATGCGGCTGGATCTGGATGGCATTCCGGGGGTCGCTTCGCCGATCGTGATCGACGGCAAGAGACAGGTGGCGGACGGCGCGAGCCCGAAGCTCGGCTCGGCCTAG